The following nucleotide sequence is from Gammaproteobacteria bacterium.
AGAAGTTTGCAGCATGATATCTTTAAGTGACGTCATATAAGTATCGATGTTTTGGTTTTCTTTATACGGAAACCCGGTTGCCAATAATGCGCCATCAAAACTAGGTAATTTAGAAACCCTAATTTTTCTATCATTTAATGAAGCGCCATTGCCGCGACCCGCGCAAAATAATTCATCTTTAAACGGATCATAAATTACCGCAACTTCCAGTCGATCATTGTGCTTAAGTGCTATTGATACTGAATAATGGGGAAAGCCACGTAAGAAGTTGGTCGTGCCATCTAATGGGTCGATGATCCACTGATATTCATCATCTTTGCCGCTAAACCTTGAACCTGATTCTTCGGCAAGAATTCCATGCTGGGGGTAGACGCGATGGATTACATTAATGATTTCTTGTTCTGCTTGTAGATCCACTTCGCTTACAAAGTCATTCTTTTCTTTTGTTTTAATATTTAGCGAATGAACACGAGACATATTGCGAAAAATAATTTTCCCGGCCTCGCGCGCAGCTTCGATTGCAATGTTTAAAGTGGCTTGCATGATGAGTAGGTATAGCTAGTGTATGAAAAAATTTAGCCCAGCATAGCACTGACTGATAAATTACGTATACTTCACTAGAAAAATATCTCTTCTGATCATTTCGAATTTTAATTATAAAAGTGAACAAGCCTAATCAAATCAAAATCGTTTTGGTCGAACCCTCTCATCCAGGGAATATTGGTGCGGCAGCGCGTGCAGCTAAAACCATGTGTATTGAAAATTTAGTACTCGTTAATCCTGAAAAATTTCCAAGTGGAGAAGCAAGAGCGCGTTCAACGGGTGCAATAGATGTGCTTGAGCGAGCAGTTGTGTGTGACACTCTCAAGGAGGCGATTGCGGATTGCACTTTTGTAGTAGGTGCAAGTGCGCGTGAACGAGGATTGCAGTGCCCAGAAATCAAGCCAGATAAAGTGGGGGCAAGGGTATGGCAAGAACTTGAGCAAGGTAATGTGGCGATAGTATTTGGACGCGAAAGTAGTGGTCTTACCAATGAAGAGTTAGATCAATGTCATTATTTAACAACGATTCCGGCGAATTGGGAATTTAGTTCGTTAAACTTAGCATCTGCCGTACAAGTTATTAGTTACGAAATTTATAGTGCATATCTAAAAAAATCTTCTACTAATAAAACAACATATGATGGTATTGAGTCTGGTAAGGATGTGGATCCATTGGCAACCGTAGAGCAATTAGAAAACTTGTTTGAGCATATGCAGCAAGTGCTACAGGAAATTGAGTTTTTTGACCCCAAGCAGCCTAAGTTGTTGATGCGTCGATTGCGCCATCTTTATAGCCGAGCTCGGCCCACATTGGTAGAAACCAACATTCTGCGTGGCATCCTCAGCGCCGTACAAAAGGTTAGGCGCCAGACGAAGTCACTGGATAAATGAGCCTCTAATACCTTGTTTTTAAAAAGGTATTTAATTTTCTATCTTATTTCCCACTACCTTGGGGATAGTGCCGTTTATAGCTCACCTCCCTATAATACCTGAGTGATCTACTGGGTTATTTGTTATACTACAACCCTGGTATATGGGTTAAGCATGACGAGGATAGCGCACCATGAAATTGAGCACTAAAGGGCGATACGCAGTGACTGCTATGTTTGATATAGCATTGCATCATCAAACGGGTCCGGTTTCGCTGTCAGATATAGCAGATCGACAAGGCATATCGTTGTCGTATTTAGAGCAATTGTTCACGCGATTACGCCAGCAGGGTTTAGTAAAAAGTACCCGTGGTCCAGGTGGTGGTTATTCGCTAGCGGTTGATTCAAAACAGATCGCTATCTCAGATGTAATCGATGCAGTTGATGAAAGCGTTGATGCTACCCGTTGTGGTGGTAAAGCAGATTGCCAAAATCATCAACGATGTTTGACGCATGACCTGTGGGAAAACTTGAGTGGTGAAATAAGAAGCTACCTCTCTAATATCAGTCTTGCACAAGCGGTGAGTGATTTAAGCGTGCGTGAAGTAGCGAATCGCCAAGATTTAAACAACAATCATCAGGTGCACCGAGTTGAATTTAGCTAACAGAATTTATTAAAGTAAGGTTATTTAAGGAAACAAAAGTGACAGACGTACAAGTGCCAATTTATCTAGACTACAGCGCGACCACGCCAGTAGATGAGCGTGTTGCGAAAGCGATGATGGATTGTTTAACCAAAGAAGGAAATTTTGGAAATCCGGCTTCACGTAGTCATGTGTTTGGATGGGACGCAGACAAAGCGGTTGAGGAAGCGCGCAATAATGTTGCTGCGTTGATTAATGCAAATCCAAAAGAAATTGTTTGGACTAGTGGTGCAACAGAGTCAGATAATTTGGCTATTAAAGGTGCTGCACATTTTTATCAAAAGAATGGCAAGCACATTATTACTTGTAAAACTGAGCATAAGGCTGTGTTAGATACATGTCGCCAACTTGAGCGCGAAGGTTTTGAAGTTACGTATTTAGAGCCGCGTGATAACGGTCTGGTGGACCTAGAGGTTTTAAAAGCAGCAATTCGTGATGACACTGTTTTGATTTCTATCATGCATGTCAACAATGAAATTGGTGTAATTCAAGATATTAAAGCGATTGGTGAAATTACTCGCGAACGCAAAATAATTTTTCATGTAGATGCGGCGCAAAGTCCTGGCAAAGCACCAGTTGATGTAGAAGACATGAATGTAGATTTAATGAGCTTGTCGGCACATAAAGTATATGGCCCAAAAGGAATTGGTGCTTTGTATGTGCGCAGAAAACCACGTGTACGCATCGAAGCGCAAATTCATGGTGGCGGGCATGAACGCGGCATGCGTTCGGGTACTCTAGCAACCCATCAAATTGTCGGTATGGGTGAGGCGTTCCGTATTGCTAAAGAAGAAATGGCAGTAGACAACGAGCGAATTTTGATGCTGCGTAACAGATTATTAAATGGTCTAAAAGATATGGAAGAGCTCTATATCAATGGCGACTTAGAGCAGCGTATACCAGGCAACCTGAATGTTAGCTTCAACTATGTGGAAGGCGAGAGTTTGATCATGGCATTGAAAGATATTGCGGTATCTTCCGGGTCTGCTTGTACAAGTGCTTCGCTTGAGCCAAGTTATGTATTACGTGCAATTGGTCGAGATGATGAGCTTGCGCATAGTTCACTTCGATTCACTATCGGCCGTTTCACTACAGTAGAAGAAGTAGATTTCGCTGTAGAGTTAATTCGAAATGCGGTGATTAAATTGCGTGACCTTTCGCCTTTGTGGGATATGTTTAAAGAAGGTATCGATCTTAAGTCGATTGAATGGGCCGCACATTAACGTTAGAAATTGAAATTTATAATTAAGAGTATAATTAGGAAATATTAGGAGATAATAGCCATGGCATACAGTGACAAAGTTTTAGATCACTATGAAAATCCACGCAATGTAGGGTCTTTTGAAAAAGATGATCCAACCGTTGGTACTGGTATGGTAGGTGCGCCTGCTTGTGGTGATGTGATGAAATTGCAAATTAAAGTGGGTGATGATGGTGTTATTGAAGATGCTAAGTTTAAAACTTACGGTTGCGGTTCTGCGATTGCTTCGTCTAGCTTATTAACCGAGTGGGTTAAAGGTAAGACCCTTGATCAAGCAAGTGAAATCAAAAATACAGATATTGCGGAAGAGCTTGCACTTCCCCCAGTTAAAATTCACTGCTCAGTATTAGCTGAAGATGCAATTAAAGCGGCTATTACCGATCTTAAGTCTAAAGCAGACGGGCAAGACCAAAAGAAGATTGCATAAATAGAGTTAATTAAAATGTCTATTTCACTAACCGATAGCGCAGCAACACATGTAAAAAATTACCTTGATAAACGAGGTAAAGGTGTAGGTGTGCGTTTGGGCGTCAAGACAACTGGCTGTTCAGGAATGGCCTATACCATTGAATTTGCTGATCAAGTAGAAAATGAAGACCAGGTTTTTGAAGATAAAGGTGTAAAAGTTATTATCAATCCTAAAAGCATGGTCTACCTAAGCGGTACGGAATTAGATTTTACGCGTGAAGGTTTGAATGAAGGATTTAAATTCACTAACCCGAATGAAAAAGATCGGTGTGGGTGTGGCGAAAGTTTTAGTGTTTAGTAGATAATATTTATACCTGCCTGCAGCGATAATGCTGCTTCTTAAGACAATCTAATAATTCATAACAATGAATATCGATCTTACTCGAAACTTTTTCGAGCTATTTGGGTTTGCAGAAAGCTTTTCGATAGACCAAGAACAATTAGCCGAAAAATATCGTTCTTTCCAAAGCGAGCTGCATCCTGATCGATTTGCTAATGCGAGTGATCAAGAGCGTCGTATATCTGTGCAAACTACTGCATATATCAATGAAGCCTATACAACTCTAAAAAGTGACTTAAAGCGCTCACATTATCTTTTAAAGTTAAGTGATGTTGAGTTCAATGCAGATACTGAAACATCAAGTGATAGTGAGTTTCTGATGCAAACTATGGAGCTGCATGAGCAGGTAGAAAGTGCAAGTGGTGCCGAAAATCCATTGGATGCGCTTGATGTTTTATCGAAACAACTTAAGCAACAGCAGCAGCAACTTGTTTCACAATTCTCTACTCAATTTATTGATGGTGAGCTTGGTGCAGCAAAAGAAACTGCATTAAAACTACAATTTTATGAGCGACTAACCAATCAAGTTCGCAAAAAACAAGAACAACACGAAGAAGAGCTTCTGTAATTAGTTATGGCATTGTTGCAAATATCTGAACCTGGTCAATCCACTGCTCCACATGAGCATAAGTTTGCAGCGGGTATAGATTTAGGCACGACAAATTCTCTCGTAGCTACTGTGCGCAGTGGGATTACCGAAACGCTTGCAGACGAAAATGGTGAGCATATTCTACCCTCGGTGGTACGTTACACCGCCAATGATAAAGCTATGGTGGGTGCTGAAGCGTTATCACATGCAACTACTGATCCCTTAAATACACTTGCTTCCGTAAAGCGCCTAATGGGCAGATCGGTGAGTGATCTATCCACACTTGAAGGATATCTACCTTATAAGTTTGTTGAGCACCAAGATGATCACAATGGTAATGTGCCCCGCATCGCTACTGTTGCGGGTGCAGTTACTGCAGTAGAGGTATCTGCTGAGATCTTAAAGAATTTGCGTGAGCGAGCTGAAGTAAGTTTGGGTGGTGACTTAGTAGGTGTGGTGATTACGGTACCAGCGTATTTTGATGACGCGCAACGCCAAGCAACCAAAGATGCCGCAACATTGGCAGGGTTAAATGTATTTCGCTTGCTTAATGAACCTACAGCGGCAGCCGTAGCTTATGGTTTAGATCAAAAAGCAGAAGGAATAACTGCGATATATGATTTAGGTGGAGGCACTTTTGATATTTCAATATTAAGGCTAACCAAAGGTGTATTTGAGGTTTTATCAACGGGTGGTGATACGGCCTTAGGTGGTGATGATTTTGATCGTGAAGTTGCGGCATGGCTATTAAACCTGGCGGGCGTAGAAGTTGATCAAGAAGCAACGGATAATCATCAAATGATGCGCAGAGTTATGAAAGAAGCGCGTCGCGTCAAAGAAGCTTTAAGTAGTGATGATGAGGTGCTTGTATGCGTTCAGCTAAATGATGTCAATAACTATGAAGTTACTTTGTCACGAAAGCAGTTTGAAACGTTAATCGGAACTCATATCAACAAGACCATTGCTTGGTGTCGCAAGACGATTCGAGAAGCTGAGATCGAGCCTGCAGAAGTTCAGCATGTGGTAATGGTCGGTGGTTCAACACGAACTCCGTATGTGCGTGAAAAAGTGGCTGAGTTTTTTGATAAGCCACCGTTAACCGATATTGATCCAGATAAGGTGGTAGCTATCGGTGCGGCTCAGCAAGCCGATAAGCTTGCGGGTAATAATCCTGATGAAGAAATGTTGTTATTAGATGTTTTGCCGCTGTCTTTAGGAATTGAGACGATGGGTGAGCTGGTTGAGAAAATAATTGACCGTAATACGGTTATCCCCGTGACCATGGCGCAAAAATTTACGACCTTTAAAGATGGTCAAACGGCAATGCGAGTACATGTATTGCAAGGCGAACGCGAAAAAGTCGCAGATTGTCGCTCTTTGGCCACGTTTGATTTAACAGATATCCCACCAAGAGTGGCAGGAGCAGCACATATTAAAGTTACCTTTCAGGTAGATGCAGACGGCTTGCTGAGTGTGAGTGCAGAAGAAGAAAGCAGTGGTGCGCGCGCCAGTGTCGAAGTTAAACCTTCGTATGGTCTTACGGATGCTGAAATTGAGGGTATGTTAAAAGAATCATTTACGCATGCTGAAGATGATAAGCATGTTCGTCAGCTAGCTGAGCAACAAGTAGAAGCAGATCGTGTATTGGAAGCATTGAGGTCAGCATTAGATAAAGATGGTGATTTATTAACTAAAGATGAAATAGCCAAAATTGAACAGGCTAAAAGTGTATTGTTGAAAGCGCGCCACAGTAGCAGTGAAGGTGATGATGGTGAAAGTATTATGCAAGCCATAAAAGACTTAGAGATCGAAAGTGAAGAGTTTATTGCGCGCCGTATGAATAGTAGTGTGCAGAAAGTAATGAAAGGTCATCGTGTTGAAGAATTTGACCAATAAAATTTAAAACAAGAGTTTAGTAATGCCAACGATTAAAATAATGCCTCATGAAGAAATTTGCCCAGAGGGTAAACTTATAAAAGTTGAGTCCGGTATCAGTATATGTGATGCGGCTTTGTCAAATGATATTGATATTGAGCATGCCTGTGAAAAATCTTGCGCTTGTACAACTTGCCATGTGTATGTGCGTGAGGGGCTAGATTCACTTGCGGAGGCAGAAGAGAATGAAGAAGACTACTTGGATAAGGCATGGGGTTTGGAGCCAGATTCGCGATTAAGCTGCCAAGCGATAGTGGGGAATGAGGATTTGGTGATAGAGATTCCGAAATACACCATAAACATGGTCTCGGAAAACCACTAAGAAAAACGCATTTGAGGATATGTTAATGGAACTAAAATGGACCGACTCGTTAGATATCGCTATAGCTTTGGATGAGGCGCACCCTGATGTAGACCCAAAATATATACGGTTTACGGACCTACACACCTGGATTTGTGCTTTGGAAGAGTTTCAGGATGACCCAGAATCATCTAACGAGAAGATCCTCGAGGCTATTCAAATGGCGTGGCTAGATGAGAGAGATTAAACCGGGTTTCGTTGCCATTCTGTAAATGTGGAATCACCGTCAGACAGCTGGACGATTTCGCATCCTTTCCGTCCCTTCAGGGCATTGCTTCCCGCTACTCTCAAGGAGTAGAATTCACTGAAAAATCAGGGAAAATTACGTTAAATCAATTCGTAAGCCCAAATAGTTAGATTTCATATTAATTAATATTGCGACCTAGGAGTTTTTTCATATGGCAATGGAACGCACTTTGTCCATCATCAAGCCTGATGCTGTTCAAGATAATGTAATTGGAAAAATAGAAGCACAGATAGAAGGTGCTGGCCTATCAATCATCTCAGTAAAAATGACGCGCATGAGCAGAAAGCAAGCTGCCGAATTTTATAATGTTCACAAGGGTAAAGATTTTTATGATTACCTAATTGAGTTTATGACTTCAGGTCCTGCAATTGTGCAAGTACTGGAAGGTGAAGATGCAATTAAAAAATATCGCAAAGTAATGGGTGCGACTATGTTTGGCGAAGCTGAGCCTGGAACGATACGCGCAAATTTTGCAACTTCAAATGCGCATAATGCAGTTCATGGTTCTGATTCCGTAGAAAATGCGCAGCTTGAAATAGGTTTCTTTTTTCCTGAGAGACAAATTTATCCTCGCAAAAATGAAGCAAGAAAGTCAGCTCTAGAATCCGTAGCATGAAATTAACTCAACAGAAAACAACTGTTCAAAACTTGATGGGTATGCCGTGCCAAGATCTTGAACAATATTTTTCTGTAATAAGAGAAAAACCTTTTCGTGCCACTCAAGTTATGAAGTGGACGCATCAACAAGGTATTACTGATTATGAGCATATGACTAATCTTAGTAAATCACTACGAGATTGGTTAAGCGAAAATGCTCAGATGCAATTGCCTGAGATGCTAAGTGAAGAAGTGTCAACCGACGGCACACGTAAATGGCTGTTGCGTGTAGACAATAAAAATGCAGTTGAAACCGTATACATCCCTGAAGATGATAGAGCCACGCTTTGTGTGTCTTCTCAAGTGGGTTGCGTATTGGACTGTACTTTTTGTGCAACTGCGAGACAAGGTTTTGCGGGTAACCTTAGTTCGGCTCAAATAATTGCGCAGTTATGGTTTGCAGAGCATCGTTTGCGCAAACAACTGAATAAAACGCGCGTCATCAGTAATGTTGTGTTCATGGGTATGGGTGAGCCACTGGCAAATTTTGACAATGTAGTTAAAGCTATACAGATTATGATGGATGATAATGCTTATGGCTTAGGTAAGCGAAAAGTTACTGTAAGCACCTCTGGGTTGGTGCCGAAGATTGATAAATTAAGAGAAGCATTGGATGTAAGTTTGGCGGTATCGTTGCATGCACCAAATGATGAAGTCCGAAATCAGCTTGTGCCGTTAAATCGACGTTATCCAATTTCTGAATTGATCAGCGCATGTCATCGCTTTTTAGAAGACAAGCATCGCAAGCACAGTATTACATTTGAGTATGTTATGTTGGATCAAGTGAATGATCAGCCTGAGCATGCTAAACAATTAGTAAAAGTAATTCAGGCTTTGCCTTCGAAGGTAAATCTCATTCCATTTAACTCATTTCCTAACTCGGGTTATCAGCGTTCAAGCGATAAGGCGATTGAGAAATTTAGAGATATATTGCAAGCTGCCGGGATCACGACAATTACACGCCGGCCACGCGGTGAAGATATTGCGGCCGCTTGTGGGCAATTAGCGGGTGACATTCAAGACCAAGCTAAACGTAAACGTCATTATGAAAAGCTTTACGAGGCGGATTTACTAAAGCATAAAGTTGAGGTCGCATGCGCATAATGTTACGTACGTTATTTGTTTTAAGCATACTGCTAATATTGCTGTCTGCATGTACAACGTCTAATATTGATGCTCCTTTGTCCGAAAATCAAAAAGCTGCAGAAATTAATATTCAGCTCGGTGTGCGTTATTTGGCTAAGGGCGAATTTAAGTTGGCAGATGAAAAATTACGTCGCGCACTTAAGCAAGATCCAAGATCAGCCACTGCACACTGGGTATTTGCTTTATTGCAAGAAAGATTGGGCGAGAACGATGAGGCTGAGAAACATTTCCGTAAAGCCATCTCCTTGGACCCGAAAGATTCGAAAGCACATAATAATTATGGGACCTTCTTGTGTAACCAAGATAGAGTTCTTGAGGCAGAAAAAGAATTTCTCAACGCAGTTGAAAATCCTTTATACAGTGAAGCTTCTTCTGCTTACGCTAATGCGGGCACCTGTTTTTTAAAAGTACCTGATAAAGTGAAAGCTGAAGAGTATTTCCAAAAATCCTTAGAAAAAAATGCCTCGCAGCGTTCTGCTTTGTATCAGATGGGTTTGATCTCGTTTGAACGTCAGGAATACGAACAAGCATCATTTTATTTCCAAAAGTATGAAAGTGTAGCGAAGCATAATTCGCAATCTTTGTGGATGGCTTATCAAACCGAAGTAAGTCTCGGTAATCCAGGTAAAGCAGAAAATTATGCGCATCAATTAAAAAGATCATTTCCCGCTTCGCAAGAGGCAAGATTGTTAGCAGAAAGTTATTGGAATGCAGGAAAGAAACAACAATAGCGAAACGCAGATAACAGCTAAAAAAAGCGTGAGCATTGGCGCGCTGTTATCTAATGCGCGTACTGCCATGGCGCTAAGCCAAGCAGATGTCGCGGAGCAGCTAAATTTACCAAAACATATAATCCAAGCAATCGAAGTGGATGATTATGAAAGCCTTCCTGAGTCCACATATATAAGAGGTTACTTGCGTAATTATGCTCGTGTAGTGGGTGTCAATGATGAAGGTTTGGTGAAGCTGTATTTTGATCAACATCATTTCGAACCCGTTGCAGAAGTTAATAGAAAGTCGAAGCAAAGTTATGACCCAGCCATTTTATGGAGTTCGGCGGCTGTGTTTAGCATACTAGTGGGGTTAGTGATTACCTGGTGGTTTGATGCTAATCAAATACCAGAACAAGGCGCTGAGCTTGTTAATAATAAAATCGAAATACATCGGGATAATGCAGAGGGGTCACTACTGGATAAGTCTTTAGCGGGTAATGACCAAGTGTCAGAAGTAAAAGTACCCAAGGAAAGATTTGTTACAGAGGCAAAATCCAAGTCTTCATTTTCTATAAGTGAAGCGGGGCAACGCGTTACCGGCTCGGATGAGGCAGTTACTGCTGACCAGCAGCAAGCGATGGAAGAAGCGTCTAGAAATCCTACTCTTGTTACCTCAATAGACGGCACACCGGTACTGACCGTAACGTATGTGGAAAAAAGCTGGACCGAAATCAGGGATGCTGATTCGAATACCTTAATACAAGGTTTGATTGAACCTGGAGTCGTGAGAAACTTAAGCGGTAAACCACCCTTTGAGATTTTTCTCGGTAATTCGCCCGGTGTAATAATTGAGGTTAATGGATTTTATTTTGATCATTCGCAATACAGCAGAAGCAACCGCACAGCACGATTTCAGGTATCGAACGGCTCACTCAATTAATTTTTCCTCTCCCGCAGAAAGTAATAGTTAAAAATGTCTAAGCGAATCCAATCCATTCGCGGTATGCATGATGTATTGCCGCCAGAAAGCGGTGTGTTACGTGCAATCGAGCATGCAACGCAAAGTGTTTTGCAACAATATGGTTATCAAGAAATACGTATGCCTCTGCTTGAGCAGACAGAGCTTTTTAAACGCTCTTTGGGAGAGGTAACCGATATTGTGGAAAAGGAAATGTATACTTTTGAGGATCGTA
It contains:
- a CDS encoding inositol monophosphatase, yielding MQATLNIAIEAAREAGKIIFRNMSRVHSLNIKTKEKNDFVSEVDLQAEQEIINVIHRVYPQHGILAEESGSRFSGKDDEYQWIIDPLDGTTNFLRGFPHYSVSIALKHNDRLEVAVIYDPFKDELFCAGRGNGASLNDRKIRVSKLPSFDGALLATGFPYKENQNIDTYMTSLKDIMLQTSGIRRAGSAALDLAYVAAGRVDGFWEFGLNTWDIAAGCLIIQEAGGLVGDPEGGHTHLETGNIVAANTKIFRQILQSLNKVN
- a CDS encoding TrmJ/YjtD family RNA methyltransferase, coding for MKIVLVEPSHPGNIGAAARAAKTMCIENLVLVNPEKFPSGEARARSTGAIDVLERAVVCDTLKEAIADCTFVVGASARERGLQCPEIKPDKVGARVWQELEQGNVAIVFGRESSGLTNEELDQCHYLTTIPANWEFSSLNLASAVQVISYEIYSAYLKKSSTNKTTYDGIESGKDVDPLATVEQLENLFEHMQQVLQEIEFFDPKQPKLLMRRLRHLYSRARPTLVETNILRGILSAVQKVRRQTKSLDK
- a CDS encoding Rrf2 family transcriptional regulator is translated as MKLSTKGRYAVTAMFDIALHHQTGPVSLSDIADRQGISLSYLEQLFTRLRQQGLVKSTRGPGGGYSLAVDSKQIAISDVIDAVDESVDATRCGGKADCQNHQRCLTHDLWENLSGEIRSYLSNISLAQAVSDLSVREVANRQDLNNNHQVHRVEFS
- a CDS encoding IscS subfamily cysteine desulfurase, producing the protein MTDVQVPIYLDYSATTPVDERVAKAMMDCLTKEGNFGNPASRSHVFGWDADKAVEEARNNVAALINANPKEIVWTSGATESDNLAIKGAAHFYQKNGKHIITCKTEHKAVLDTCRQLEREGFEVTYLEPRDNGLVDLEVLKAAIRDDTVLISIMHVNNEIGVIQDIKAIGEITRERKIIFHVDAAQSPGKAPVDVEDMNVDLMSLSAHKVYGPKGIGALYVRRKPRVRIEAQIHGGGHERGMRSGTLATHQIVGMGEAFRIAKEEMAVDNERILMLRNRLLNGLKDMEELYINGDLEQRIPGNLNVSFNYVEGESLIMALKDIAVSSGSACTSASLEPSYVLRAIGRDDELAHSSLRFTIGRFTTVEEVDFAVELIRNAVIKLRDLSPLWDMFKEGIDLKSIEWAAH
- the iscU gene encoding Fe-S cluster assembly scaffold IscU, with product MAYSDKVLDHYENPRNVGSFEKDDPTVGTGMVGAPACGDVMKLQIKVGDDGVIEDAKFKTYGCGSAIASSSLLTEWVKGKTLDQASEIKNTDIAEELALPPVKIHCSVLAEDAIKAAITDLKSKADGQDQKKIA
- the iscA gene encoding iron-sulfur cluster assembly protein IscA, with the translated sequence MSISLTDSAATHVKNYLDKRGKGVGVRLGVKTTGCSGMAYTIEFADQVENEDQVFEDKGVKVIINPKSMVYLSGTELDFTREGLNEGFKFTNPNEKDRCGCGESFSV
- the hscB gene encoding Fe-S protein assembly co-chaperone HscB is translated as MNIDLTRNFFELFGFAESFSIDQEQLAEKYRSFQSELHPDRFANASDQERRISVQTTAYINEAYTTLKSDLKRSHYLLKLSDVEFNADTETSSDSEFLMQTMELHEQVESASGAENPLDALDVLSKQLKQQQQQLVSQFSTQFIDGELGAAKETALKLQFYERLTNQVRKKQEQHEEELL
- the hscA gene encoding Fe-S protein assembly chaperone HscA, producing the protein MALLQISEPGQSTAPHEHKFAAGIDLGTTNSLVATVRSGITETLADENGEHILPSVVRYTANDKAMVGAEALSHATTDPLNTLASVKRLMGRSVSDLSTLEGYLPYKFVEHQDDHNGNVPRIATVAGAVTAVEVSAEILKNLRERAEVSLGGDLVGVVITVPAYFDDAQRQATKDAATLAGLNVFRLLNEPTAAAVAYGLDQKAEGITAIYDLGGGTFDISILRLTKGVFEVLSTGGDTALGGDDFDREVAAWLLNLAGVEVDQEATDNHQMMRRVMKEARRVKEALSSDDEVLVCVQLNDVNNYEVTLSRKQFETLIGTHINKTIAWCRKTIREAEIEPAEVQHVVMVGGSTRTPYVREKVAEFFDKPPLTDIDPDKVVAIGAAQQADKLAGNNPDEEMLLLDVLPLSLGIETMGELVEKIIDRNTVIPVTMAQKFTTFKDGQTAMRVHVLQGEREKVADCRSLATFDLTDIPPRVAGAAHIKVTFQVDADGLLSVSAEEESSGARASVEVKPSYGLTDAEIEGMLKESFTHAEDDKHVRQLAEQQVEADRVLEALRSALDKDGDLLTKDEIAKIEQAKSVLLKARHSSSEGDDGESIMQAIKDLEIESEEFIARRMNSSVQKVMKGHRVEEFDQ
- the fdx gene encoding ISC system 2Fe-2S type ferredoxin is translated as MPTIKIMPHEEICPEGKLIKVESGISICDAALSNDIDIEHACEKSCACTTCHVYVREGLDSLAEAEENEEDYLDKAWGLEPDSRLSCQAIVGNEDLVIEIPKYTINMVSENH
- the iscX gene encoding Fe-S cluster assembly protein IscX → MELKWTDSLDIAIALDEAHPDVDPKYIRFTDLHTWICALEEFQDDPESSNEKILEAIQMAWLDERD
- a CDS encoding nucleoside-diphosphate kinase, which gives rise to MAMERTLSIIKPDAVQDNVIGKIEAQIEGAGLSIISVKMTRMSRKQAAEFYNVHKGKDFYDYLIEFMTSGPAIVQVLEGEDAIKKYRKVMGATMFGEAEPGTIRANFATSNAHNAVHGSDSVENAQLEIGFFFPERQIYPRKNEARKSALESVA
- the rlmN gene encoding 23S rRNA (adenine(2503)-C(2))-methyltransferase RlmN, whose product is MKLTQQKTTVQNLMGMPCQDLEQYFSVIREKPFRATQVMKWTHQQGITDYEHMTNLSKSLRDWLSENAQMQLPEMLSEEVSTDGTRKWLLRVDNKNAVETVYIPEDDRATLCVSSQVGCVLDCTFCATARQGFAGNLSSAQIIAQLWFAEHRLRKQLNKTRVISNVVFMGMGEPLANFDNVVKAIQIMMDDNAYGLGKRKVTVSTSGLVPKIDKLREALDVSLAVSLHAPNDEVRNQLVPLNRRYPISELISACHRFLEDKHRKHSITFEYVMLDQVNDQPEHAKQLVKVIQALPSKVNLIPFNSFPNSGYQRSSDKAIEKFRDILQAAGITTITRRPRGEDIAAACGQLAGDIQDQAKRKRHYEKLYEADLLKHKVEVACA
- the pilW gene encoding type IV pilus biogenesis/stability protein PilW, which translates into the protein MRIMLRTLFVLSILLILLSACTTSNIDAPLSENQKAAEINIQLGVRYLAKGEFKLADEKLRRALKQDPRSATAHWVFALLQERLGENDEAEKHFRKAISLDPKDSKAHNNYGTFLCNQDRVLEAEKEFLNAVENPLYSEASSAYANAGTCFLKVPDKVKAEEYFQKSLEKNASQRSALYQMGLISFERQEYEQASFYFQKYESVAKHNSQSLWMAYQTEVSLGNPGKAENYAHQLKRSFPASQEARLLAESYWNAGKKQQ
- a CDS encoding DUF4115 domain-containing protein; translated protein: MQERNNNSETQITAKKSVSIGALLSNARTAMALSQADVAEQLNLPKHIIQAIEVDDYESLPESTYIRGYLRNYARVVGVNDEGLVKLYFDQHHFEPVAEVNRKSKQSYDPAILWSSAAVFSILVGLVITWWFDANQIPEQGAELVNNKIEIHRDNAEGSLLDKSLAGNDQVSEVKVPKERFVTEAKSKSSFSISEAGQRVTGSDEAVTADQQQAMEEASRNPTLVTSIDGTPVLTVTYVEKSWTEIRDADSNTLIQGLIEPGVVRNLSGKPPFEIFLGNSPGVIIEVNGFYFDHSQYSRSNRTARFQVSNGSLN